The following proteins come from a genomic window of Halorubrum lacusprofundi ATCC 49239:
- a CDS encoding MarR family transcriptional regulator — MLRRIELEVLSTVDRGDTISELAMKLDHSESYLSRAVADLVEKGVVYTERDGRRKRVVPSDARAVERYQDLVRQHSHIDFPELLTGKALEVLYYLDQPRTVSEIADRSDNYRNTVNRVLKRFRDRGLVGTADGHYEFNADFDRLHEFAREIAHHLHRHRLEAVAPKGTILWEDYDEFLAQAETEIDAEAFHETGLARFAAFDLQFLLTDHRYYVYSEEPDAVSPAELCCHTLLIDDGSRHRSYCLLLLSHVDIDEEDLREQAVKYGLEDVIDALLQYLETQGEVEDDRLLAWSEFQKLAGEYEIER, encoded by the coding sequence GTGCTCCGACGTATTGAACTTGAGGTCCTCTCCACAGTCGACCGTGGCGACACGATCTCCGAGCTCGCGATGAAGCTCGACCACAGCGAGAGCTACCTCTCTCGTGCCGTCGCCGACCTCGTCGAAAAGGGGGTCGTCTACACGGAACGCGACGGCCGGCGAAAACGAGTCGTTCCGTCGGATGCTCGCGCCGTCGAACGCTACCAGGACCTCGTCCGCCAGCACTCCCACATCGACTTCCCCGAACTGCTGACCGGGAAGGCGCTCGAGGTGCTGTACTACCTCGACCAGCCGCGAACTGTCTCCGAGATCGCTGACCGGAGCGACAACTACCGCAACACGGTCAACCGTGTCCTCAAGCGGTTTCGTGACCGTGGTCTCGTCGGGACGGCCGACGGCCACTACGAGTTCAACGCCGACTTCGACCGCCTCCACGAGTTTGCCCGTGAAATCGCACACCATCTGCACCGTCACCGCCTCGAAGCCGTTGCCCCGAAGGGCACGATTCTCTGGGAGGACTACGACGAATTCCTCGCCCAGGCCGAAACGGAGATCGATGCGGAGGCGTTCCACGAAACCGGCCTCGCTCGATTCGCGGCCTTCGACCTCCAGTTCCTGCTCACCGATCATCGCTACTACGTCTACTCCGAGGAACCCGACGCAGTCTCGCCGGCGGAGCTCTGCTGTCACACGCTGTTGATCGACGACGGCAGCCGTCACCGCTCGTACTGTCTCCTCCTGCTCAGCCACGTCGACATCGACGAAGAGGATCTCCGAGAGCAGGCGGTGAAGTATGGACTCGAAGACGTGATCGACGCGCTGCTCCAGTACCTCGAGACGCAGGGCGAGGTCGAGGACGACCGGCTTCTCGCGTGGTCGGAGTTCCAGAAGCTGGCGGGTGAGTACGAAATCGAACGGTGA
- a CDS encoding helix-turn-helix transcriptional regulator has translation MSTDLGTAGEMESRELVHFVTQQTRFALINNILQHPEQLPSMYELEELNPSVSEATVYKHIQKLIDAGIVKEVALDDDQRRQGYPWKFYGLTEEGRTFLDEHNLLAAEETLQQIYETISDKPEKMVKYENSPRPDDA, from the coding sequence ATGAGCACCGACCTGGGGACTGCTGGGGAGATGGAATCCCGCGAACTTGTCCACTTCGTGACTCAGCAGACGCGGTTCGCGCTGATCAACAACATCCTCCAGCACCCCGAACAGCTCCCCTCGATGTACGAGCTCGAGGAGCTCAACCCCAGCGTGAGCGAGGCCACCGTCTACAAGCACATTCAGAAGCTCATCGACGCCGGTATCGTCAAGGAGGTCGCTCTAGACGATGACCAGCGCCGGCAGGGGTATCCCTGGAAGTTCTACGGCCTCACAGAGGAGGGCCGGACCTTCCTCGACGAACACAATCTCCTCGCCGCGGAGGAAACCCTCCAACAGATCTACGAGACCATCTCTGACAAGCCCGAGAAGATGGTCAAGTACGAGAATTCCCCTCGCCCGGACGACGCGTAA
- a CDS encoding nucleotidyltransferase domain-containing protein produces MAKQDITVCIDAYPDPDTDVFRIGAADDILRLLVDAHDTEFSIPELVDATGVTRSTVWRAVDLLDSIDAIQIRETPQRNYIAINPDRLQKDDPILGISQSEFHAPIRAFVDRVQATTADADDINDLLGIVIFGSVARGEADRQSDIDCFVVVDGNRTTARRQITDVVADLQSERFDGDRFVFEPYVESAESAGRAGSKLHEIFTEGITVYGSDRLDEIRKEVVADE; encoded by the coding sequence ATGGCGAAACAGGATATAACGGTCTGTATCGATGCGTATCCCGACCCGGACACCGATGTCTTTCGCATCGGCGCCGCGGACGACATCCTCCGCCTGCTCGTCGACGCCCACGACACGGAGTTCTCGATCCCTGAACTCGTCGACGCCACGGGTGTTACTCGGTCGACGGTCTGGCGGGCCGTCGATCTCCTCGACAGTATCGACGCCATCCAGATTCGAGAAACGCCTCAACGCAACTACATCGCGATCAACCCAGACCGTCTCCAGAAGGACGACCCGATCCTTGGCATCTCTCAATCAGAATTCCACGCGCCGATCCGAGCATTCGTCGACCGCGTCCAAGCCACGACCGCCGACGCCGACGACATCAACGACCTCCTTGGGATCGTCATCTTTGGAAGCGTCGCTCGGGGGGAGGCAGACCGACAGAGCGATATCGATTGCTTCGTGGTCGTCGATGGCAACCGGACGACAGCCCGCCGGCAGATAACCGACGTCGTCGCCGATCTCCAGTCCGAGCGGTTCGACGGTGACCGATTCGTGTTCGAACCGTACGTCGAATCTGCAGAGAGCGCTGGGAGAGCCGGATCGAAGCTCCACGAGATCTTCACCGAGGGGATTACAGTATACGGGAGCGACCGCCTCGACGAGATCCGCAAGGAGGTCGTCGCCGATGAGTAG
- a CDS encoding type IV toxin-antitoxin system AbiEi family antitoxin domain-containing protein, with amino-acid sequence MGTIEQTQSNRQGLSTRESRLLSRLAAEGHQIISVDDIETTLEVAPNAAREIASRLTEKGWLDRLFPGTYLIVPLAAGEKSMYTTHEYLIAAHVAEPMYIGYYSALSHHGLTEQVPRTVYVVTPTRAQSREIHGVPYRVTTVTGRKFFGTTPTSIEGTTIQVSDLEKTLVDCADHPGFCGGIRELACAMRAADEQGCSWETVGEYLERLDNGAATKRIVYLADQLGIGLPTREGLVASFTSGYSLLDPTRPETGSTASTYRVRINIELDTLAPTES; translated from the coding sequence GTGGGAACCATAGAACAAACGCAAAGTAATCGGCAGGGGCTCTCAACTCGGGAAAGTCGGCTCCTCTCGCGGCTTGCCGCTGAGGGCCACCAGATCATCTCGGTCGACGACATCGAGACGACCCTGGAGGTCGCTCCGAACGCCGCCCGGGAGATCGCGTCCCGACTCACGGAGAAGGGATGGCTCGACCGACTCTTCCCGGGAACATACCTCATCGTCCCGCTCGCGGCCGGCGAGAAGTCCATGTACACGACCCATGAGTACCTCATCGCCGCCCACGTCGCCGAGCCAATGTACATCGGCTACTACAGCGCGCTCAGCCACCACGGGCTGACCGAACAGGTTCCCCGGACAGTCTACGTCGTGACACCAACCCGGGCCCAGAGCCGGGAGATTCACGGCGTGCCCTACCGCGTCACGACGGTCACCGGCCGGAAGTTCTTCGGCACGACGCCGACCTCCATCGAGGGGACCACCATCCAGGTCAGCGACTTGGAGAAGACCCTCGTCGATTGTGCTGACCATCCCGGGTTCTGTGGCGGCATCCGCGAGCTCGCGTGCGCAATGCGCGCCGCCGACGAACAAGGCTGTTCCTGGGAAACCGTCGGCGAGTATCTCGAGCGCCTCGACAACGGCGCCGCGACCAAGCGGATCGTCTACCTCGCCGACCAGCTTGGCATCGGCCTTCCCACCCGAGAGGGGCTCGTCGCGTCGTTCACGAGTGGCTATTCCCTGCTGGACCCCACGCGTCCCGAGACCGGGTCGACAGCCAGCACGTACCGGGTCCGCATCAATATCGAGCTGGACACGCTGGCGCCGACGGAGTCCTAG
- a CDS encoding ArdC-like ssDNA-binding domain-containing protein → MATTSDSSVSFDQTDTRSDEMNSTIEQWIDDLVAGVDDAQASAEFQEWLDVQSRFHDYSYRNTLLIKRQCPEATRVAGYRTWQEEFDRHVTEGESAIWIWAPIITNQCPECENSPSYHKSSDCEYDETPPEEWSEGLVGFKPAPVFDISQTEGEPLPDLDTEATGDAGDLVGQLTDASDELGVTVQIIPADEWTHGEAKGICEQLSLVDMQPRVEVRGRKNDADLARTLIHEYAHALLHFDVDDDTERSKREVEAEAVAYVVGRYCGLDTSGSAFYLAAWESDDPEVVRERLGRISTSAQEVIDTLEARE, encoded by the coding sequence ATGGCTACGACCAGTGACTCGTCGGTCTCCTTTGACCAGACCGACACGCGATCAGACGAGATGAACAGCACTATCGAACAGTGGATCGACGACCTCGTCGCCGGCGTCGACGACGCGCAGGCCAGCGCGGAGTTCCAGGAGTGGCTTGACGTCCAGAGTCGCTTCCACGACTACTCCTACCGGAACACGCTCCTCATCAAGCGGCAGTGTCCCGAGGCAACGCGGGTGGCGGGCTACCGGACGTGGCAGGAGGAGTTCGACCGCCACGTCACGGAGGGCGAATCGGCTATCTGGATCTGGGCACCAATCATCACGAACCAGTGTCCGGAGTGCGAGAACTCGCCGAGCTACCACAAGAGCAGCGACTGTGAGTACGACGAGACGCCACCCGAGGAGTGGTCCGAGGGCCTGGTCGGGTTCAAGCCCGCACCGGTGTTTGACATCTCCCAGACCGAGGGCGAACCGCTCCCCGACCTCGACACTGAGGCGACTGGGGACGCTGGCGACCTCGTTGGTCAACTGACCGACGCCTCGGATGAACTCGGCGTGACGGTGCAGATCATTCCAGCAGACGAGTGGACCCACGGTGAGGCAAAGGGCATTTGCGAGCAACTGAGTCTCGTCGATATGCAGCCGCGTGTCGAGGTACGGGGTCGGAAGAACGACGCTGATCTCGCCCGGACACTGATTCACGAGTACGCGCACGCCCTGCTCCACTTTGACGTCGACGACGACACCGAGCGGTCGAAACGCGAAGTCGAGGCCGAAGCCGTCGCGTACGTCGTCGGGCGGTACTGCGGACTCGATACCAGCGGCTCGGCGTTCTACCTCGCAGCCTGGGAGTCGGACGATCCCGAGGTTGTTCGCGAGCGGCTTGGACGGATCAGTACGTCGGCGCAGGAAGTCATCGACACACTCGAAGCGAGAGAGTAA
- a CDS encoding DUF6610 family protein: MSLDLSANSNTASEIAAARQADVVAFLHRAPFTLDAYKVGFLPGFREDCGYQQSQYQDLNIPVGMLDNDFRNPNLDRFVDRFFEHEPWVGVIGDVYERDDVDDHVAAAREIQASYPEAELIIVPKSRSVIDAVPDDIVLGYSRGYADRLAHEFSEPTDWRGRHVHILGGSPPKQLEAIQQLTRPTLSADPPADIVGVDWNGLHRGAQFGEFWTADGWDDSGRDADHVTVRKTVRHSLARIREFWKSHGIWPETTPQDAGLHIEYGGPSPADLEEAACTECEANVWRTRRGPFVAEYDTGAVCGYCSYECYFSHRHRNNLEEIAGEQSVYLPPA; encoded by the coding sequence ATGTCCCTCGATCTGAGTGCAAATTCCAACACGGCTAGTGAAATCGCTGCCGCCAGACAAGCCGACGTCGTGGCCTTCCTCCATCGAGCGCCGTTCACCCTGGATGCCTATAAGGTCGGATTCCTACCCGGGTTCCGAGAGGACTGTGGATACCAGCAGAGCCAGTATCAGGACCTGAATATCCCCGTCGGAATGCTCGACAACGACTTCCGGAACCCCAATCTGGATCGATTCGTCGATCGGTTCTTCGAGCACGAACCATGGGTCGGTGTCATAGGCGATGTCTACGAACGCGACGACGTCGATGACCATGTCGCCGCTGCTCGCGAGATTCAGGCCAGCTACCCCGAGGCCGAGCTCATTATCGTCCCGAAGTCACGATCGGTGATCGACGCGGTTCCCGATGACATCGTCCTCGGATATTCGCGTGGCTACGCCGACCGGTTGGCCCACGAGTTCTCCGAGCCGACCGATTGGCGCGGTCGTCACGTCCACATCCTCGGCGGGAGCCCACCCAAGCAACTCGAGGCCATCCAGCAGCTGACCCGACCGACGCTCTCTGCCGATCCACCAGCCGACATCGTGGGCGTCGACTGGAACGGACTCCATCGCGGCGCACAGTTCGGCGAGTTCTGGACGGCCGACGGCTGGGACGACAGCGGTCGCGACGCCGATCACGTCACCGTTCGGAAGACGGTGCGCCATAGTCTCGCTCGAATACGTGAGTTCTGGAAGTCCCACGGGATCTGGCCCGAGACGACACCACAGGACGCGGGGTTACACATCGAGTACGGGGGGCCGAGCCCAGCCGATCTCGAGGAAGCCGCCTGCACCGAATGCGAGGCAAACGTCTGGCGAACACGTCGCGGCCCTTTCGTCGCTGAATACGACACTGGCGCAGTCTGTGGATACTGCAGCTACGAGTGCTACTTCAGCCACCGTCACCGGAACAACCTGGAGGAGATCGCCGGCGAGCAGAGCGTCTACCTCCCCCCGGCGTGA
- a CDS encoding helix-turn-helix domain containing protein codes for MYEVCGEKELKVVLALDPEDSISGVARKIDENRETIRRVVHRLEEAGYVAYDDGLHLVDQAIQDVGLEFLTASANISPPSIAEAYVLPQFASMDYAFTSIDAVYVWTRGGYQVARDPEDYPLFIAVHESDLDAWTAFFDRFGIPTSEERQPATDFDGAIQVVLELRPQIEAEMVDGRPVIPLQETAAFANEHYAHFQSALDMLGRMYDSVDTDANYRPN; via the coding sequence ATGTACGAAGTGTGCGGTGAGAAGGAACTCAAGGTCGTCCTCGCGCTTGACCCGGAGGATTCCATCTCAGGCGTCGCGCGGAAGATTGACGAGAACCGGGAGACGATCCGTCGCGTCGTGCATCGCCTCGAGGAGGCGGGATACGTCGCGTACGACGATGGGCTCCATCTCGTCGATCAGGCAATCCAAGACGTCGGTCTCGAGTTCCTGACGGCGTCAGCAAACATCTCGCCGCCATCCATAGCGGAGGCGTATGTCCTCCCGCAGTTCGCCAGTATGGACTACGCCTTCACTTCCATTGATGCGGTCTACGTCTGGACCCGCGGTGGCTACCAGGTCGCTCGCGACCCAGAGGACTATCCGCTGTTCATCGCCGTCCACGAATCCGACCTCGACGCTTGGACGGCGTTCTTCGATCGATTTGGAATCCCGACTTCAGAAGAGCGCCAGCCCGCTACCGACTTCGATGGTGCGATACAGGTTGTTCTGGAGCTACGGCCACAGATCGAAGCCGAGATGGTCGATGGACGGCCCGTCATCCCACTCCAAGAAACGGCGGCGTTCGCAAACGAGCACTACGCGCACTTCCAGTCGGCGCTCGACATGCTCGGCCGCATGTACGACAGCGTCGACACTGACGCGAATTACCGTCCAAACTGA
- a CDS encoding DUF7389 domain-containing protein gives MSEHTQQPRTSAESPQNRERQAPTEYVERSDVGVSLTVKLTRGTGTRDQDKITAKVKGKTLEDAREDMETLREYIHDLAEDTRQIQPANPHE, from the coding sequence ATGTCAGAACACACCCAGCAGCCTCGTACGAGCGCAGAATCGCCGCAGAACCGTGAGCGTCAGGCACCAACCGAGTACGTCGAGCGAAGCGATGTCGGCGTCTCACTCACCGTCAAACTCACTCGTGGTACCGGCACCCGCGATCAAGACAAGATCACGGCCAAAGTGAAGGGCAAGACGCTCGAAGATGCCCGCGAGGATATGGAAACCCTCCGCGAGTATATCCACGACCTCGCTGAGGACACTCGCCAGATCCAGCCAGCTAACCCACACGAATAG
- a CDS encoding DUF6166 domain-containing protein, which produces MSGISDPRSHVQARTSADPDVIYVGYRRRGRAIVEKQSDQEQLTPERSLELANHSPSGFEWGYGGSGPAQLALALLLDYTDDEEVALAEYKAFKTEVVSQLESLGPDDCWRLTGREIDAVLREIVDDPVAPSVN; this is translated from the coding sequence ATGAGTGGAATCAGCGACCCACGCTCGCACGTACAGGCACGGACCTCGGCTGATCCCGACGTCATCTACGTCGGTTACCGTCGTCGAGGCCGCGCCATCGTCGAGAAGCAATCGGACCAAGAACAGCTCACGCCAGAGCGGAGTCTCGAGCTGGCGAATCACAGTCCTTCGGGCTTCGAATGGGGATATGGTGGCAGCGGGCCGGCCCAACTTGCACTCGCCCTCCTGCTCGATTACACTGACGATGAGGAGGTGGCGCTTGCGGAGTACAAGGCGTTCAAGACCGAAGTGGTGAGCCAGCTAGAGAGTTTAGGACCCGACGACTGCTGGCGACTCACCGGCCGCGAGATAGATGCAGTCCTTCGTGAGATAGTCGACGATCCAGTCGCACCGTCCGTCAACTAA
- a CDS encoding restriction endonuclease: MAVLDDLSGFEFEDVIEDVFRNLGYENVRQADRTADEGRDVIMEEVVDGTRRAIIVECKHTGTVGRPVVQKLHSATATFDFDGPKRGMVVTTGRFTNPAREYADRLQQNDDPYPIELLDGEDLREIADEIGLDLYNGRIEILCDETLRPYDPAADVDAPVEEAFHDIVNIEAAELPEPHSAVTFRPVVAVTADTNAVFETSVGVIHRINDRTRFVAHAERGQPQVVNEDVTTLVTENLHATVELDTEQFAEVFDDVEENRFGQTQTEYKEWAVERLQQHHTTTVTYTGDNNVTYNKTCEPNRSDISVQSIEPVYLPEVRQTTELQEYTYPYEYYAAGPSRVTDEDGIHRCVHCDTSGVDETYTYCPNCGAIACNSHTKTERLEGEPVCTGCAVTERFALKMKYFYDEDNLEAFREEYAAMPLHEKAMENKLLAGGSVVATLLLVVGLLVIGGII, from the coding sequence ATGGCTGTACTGGACGATCTCTCAGGGTTCGAGTTCGAGGACGTGATAGAGGACGTCTTCCGCAATCTCGGCTACGAGAACGTCCGCCAGGCCGACCGCACGGCTGACGAGGGTCGCGACGTCATCATGGAGGAGGTCGTCGACGGCACGCGGCGTGCGATCATCGTCGAGTGCAAGCACACGGGGACGGTCGGGCGCCCAGTCGTCCAGAAGCTCCACTCGGCGACCGCGACGTTCGACTTCGACGGCCCCAAACGCGGAATGGTCGTCACGACCGGCCGGTTTACGAACCCTGCTCGGGAGTACGCCGACCGCCTCCAACAAAACGATGATCCCTATCCTATCGAGCTGCTCGACGGCGAGGACCTCCGGGAGATCGCCGACGAGATCGGCCTCGACCTCTACAACGGTCGCATCGAGATTCTCTGCGACGAGACACTCCGCCCCTATGACCCGGCCGCCGACGTCGACGCACCCGTCGAAGAGGCGTTCCACGACATCGTCAACATCGAGGCCGCTGAACTCCCAGAACCACATTCGGCGGTGACGTTCCGCCCGGTGGTCGCGGTCACCGCCGACACGAACGCTGTCTTCGAGACGTCGGTGGGCGTCATCCACCGGATCAACGACCGGACTCGATTCGTTGCCCACGCCGAACGCGGGCAGCCGCAGGTCGTCAACGAGGACGTCACGACACTGGTCACCGAGAACCTCCACGCGACGGTCGAACTCGATACCGAGCAGTTCGCGGAGGTGTTCGACGACGTCGAGGAGAACCGGTTCGGCCAGACGCAGACCGAGTACAAAGAGTGGGCCGTCGAGCGGCTCCAGCAGCACCACACGACGACGGTCACCTACACCGGCGACAACAACGTCACCTACAACAAGACCTGCGAGCCGAACCGCTCGGATATCTCGGTCCAGTCGATCGAACCGGTGTACCTTCCTGAGGTTCGACAGACGACGGAACTCCAGGAGTACACCTACCCCTACGAGTACTACGCGGCAGGGCCGTCCAGAGTAACAGACGAGGACGGCATCCATCGGTGCGTCCACTGTGACACGAGCGGCGTCGATGAGACGTACACCTACTGTCCGAACTGCGGGGCCATCGCCTGCAACAGCCACACCAAAACGGAACGGTTGGAAGGCGAGCCGGTTTGTACTGGTTGTGCGGTCACCGAACGGTTCGCGCTGAAGATGAAGTACTTCTACGACGAGGACAACCTCGAGGCGTTCCGCGAGGAATACGCCGCAATGCCACTCCACGAGAAGGCGATGGAGAACAAGTTACTCGCTGGAGGGAGCGTGGTCGCGACGCTGCTGCTCGTCGTCGGCCTGCTCGTCATCGGCGGCATCATTTAG
- a CDS encoding metallophosphoesterase family protein, translated as MKLMFTRDDLPRNDRLSNPITVLVREVSPSSSNKLDFEVTVEDADGHTISLKIWSTHSLSLSLTEGHRYELEDVRGRYWSQGGSRHYQLDSTKDLTVTELGPADDTATRLLIVGDTHVGYRHRRRDKKAKGAKDLDARDRFQAVMDQANTLDADAIVHAGDIFDHVAIGADRSFVIDALNSELNIPFYYIYGNHDEPASRRTVDGATNDTSEIERLLKNGESVGETDVTLFGIDYSHDSFPGEPLEASVQSVLSNANVLVVHDTPYPVRNENGYHIHQKRGADFRKAIEQTSVEIDLIVSGHMHVGQQGTLDEFQTPVLVTGAPAPINSGKEDNNPSTWLLRVTESGVDGITRHPL; from the coding sequence ATGAAGTTAATGTTTACTCGAGATGATCTCCCTCGTAATGACCGTCTTTCTAATCCGATCACAGTCCTCGTTCGAGAGGTCTCGCCCTCCAGCAGTAACAAACTCGATTTTGAAGTTACAGTCGAGGATGCAGACGGACATACAATCTCTCTTAAAATCTGGTCGACGCATTCTCTCTCCCTTTCGCTTACCGAAGGTCACCGGTACGAACTGGAAGACGTCCGAGGAAGGTACTGGTCACAGGGTGGAAGTCGACACTACCAGCTCGACAGTACGAAGGATCTGACAGTAACTGAACTCGGTCCGGCCGATGACACCGCGACGCGACTCTTGATTGTCGGCGACACTCACGTCGGTTATCGGCATCGTCGCCGTGATAAGAAAGCAAAAGGTGCTAAAGATCTCGACGCTCGTGATCGCTTCCAAGCGGTAATGGATCAGGCCAACACCCTAGACGCTGATGCCATTGTCCACGCCGGGGACATTTTCGATCACGTTGCCATCGGGGCAGACCGGTCCTTTGTGATAGACGCTCTCAACTCAGAGCTCAATATTCCGTTCTACTACATCTACGGGAACCACGATGAGCCTGCTAGCCGTCGAACAGTTGATGGAGCAACTAATGATACGTCAGAGATTGAGCGTCTCTTGAAGAATGGAGAATCAGTAGGGGAAACAGACGTTACGCTATTCGGAATCGACTACAGTCACGATAGCTTCCCGGGCGAACCGCTCGAAGCCTCGGTTCAATCAGTACTTTCAAACGCGAATGTATTGGTCGTCCACGATACTCCATACCCCGTCCGGAATGAAAACGGGTACCACATACATCAAAAGAGGGGAGCAGATTTTCGGAAGGCTATTGAACAAACCTCCGTTGAAATTGATCTCATCGTCTCCGGACACATGCACGTCGGTCAACAGGGCACGCTTGATGAGTTCCAAACGCCCGTCCTTGTTACCGGAGCACCAGCACCAATCAATAGTGGGAAAGAAGACAACAACCCGTCAACGTGGCTCCTCCGTGTGACTGAGAGCGGCGTTGACGGCATCACACGACACCCTCTCTGA
- a CDS encoding DUF7567 family protein — MSLEVIDRHSEALFEFLWCPVCGHEIFSHIPFEGMFCKNCNTQVKLRESRETRGYEEAVLACFDTDSTWNLHVDEKLRRDLPDGSARVKVLGAPGDYEVDWWSPKPDEDWEPVERGEFDDVEEPSEVSRLA; from the coding sequence ATGAGTCTGGAAGTCATCGACCGCCACAGCGAAGCACTGTTTGAGTTCCTCTGGTGTCCGGTCTGCGGGCACGAGATATTCAGTCACATCCCCTTCGAGGGGATGTTCTGCAAGAACTGCAATACGCAGGTTAAACTGCGAGAGTCACGGGAGACACGCGGCTACGAGGAGGCCGTCCTCGCCTGCTTCGACACCGATTCGACGTGGAACCTCCACGTCGACGAGAAACTCCGTCGTGATCTTCCGGATGGGTCGGCGCGGGTGAAGGTCCTCGGTGCCCCAGGCGACTATGAAGTCGACTGGTGGAGTCCGAAGCCAGATGAGGACTGGGAGCCGGTCGAACGTGGTGAGTTCGACGACGTCGAGGAACCTTCGGAGGTCTCTCGTTTGGCTTAG
- a CDS encoding DUF7568 family protein, producing the protein MPRITNWRRESRTPTLAYRNTETGARAVLHRAPDSYRYKWRGVILVDGYPVWSRGYETKDAKSFRDELRKRPAPELSCPECPNSDVAIGGKTADGAKIQRWFECRNCGYEASSRIVYGAER; encoded by the coding sequence ATGCCCCGGATCACCAACTGGCGACGTGAGAGCCGCACGCCCACACTCGCATACCGGAATACCGAGACCGGCGCTCGGGCGGTCTTACACCGAGCACCGGATTCGTACCGCTACAAGTGGCGTGGCGTAATCCTCGTCGACGGCTACCCAGTGTGGTCGCGGGGGTACGAGACGAAGGACGCGAAATCGTTCCGTGATGAGCTCCGGAAACGGCCAGCGCCCGAACTGAGTTGTCCCGAGTGTCCGAACAGCGACGTGGCAATCGGGGGGAAAACGGCTGACGGTGCGAAGATTCAGCGCTGGTTCGAGTGCCGGAACTGTGGGTACGAAGCATCCTCGAGAATCGTGTACGGCGCTGAGCGCTGA